A genomic region of Glycine max cultivar Williams 82 chromosome 15, Glycine_max_v4.0, whole genome shotgun sequence contains the following coding sequences:
- the LOC100527843 gene encoding ribosomal protein S15a — MVRVSVLNDALKSMYNAEKRGKRQVMIRPSSKVIIKFLLVMQKHGYIGEFEYVDDHRAGKIVVELNGRLNKCGVISPRFDVGVKEIEGWTARLLPSRQFGYIVLTTSAGIMDHEEARRKNVGGKVLGFFY, encoded by the exons ATGGTGAGGGTTAGTGTGTTGAATGATGCTCTTAAGAGCATGTACAATGCTGAGAAACGGGGGAAGCGCCAGGTCATGATTAGGCCATCCTCAAAAGTGATTATAAAATTCCTTTTGGTGATGCAAAAGCATG GGTACATTGGAGAGTTTGAGTACGTTGATGATCACAGAGCTGGAAAAATTGTTGTTGAATTGAATGGTAGACTGAACAAATGTGGGGTTATTAGTCCGCGTTTTGATGTTGGTGTCAAAGAGATTGAAGGTTGGACTGCTAGGCTGCTCCCCTCAAGACAG TTTGGGTATATTGTGTTGACTACCTCAGCTGGCATCATGGATCATGAAGAAGCTAGGAGAAAGAATGTTGGTGGGAAAGTGCTGGGTTTCTTTTACTAG
- the LOC102663010 gene encoding uncharacterized protein, with translation MLQYPLRHVLAAAPRETIPPPFPWATNHRATVHTRKYLLENKIVKIKGSVECKRCKNKFEMVLDLEGKFSELWSFIQKKKDSMHDREPKVWMQPVLPKCQHCGQENSVQPSLAGTKKKAINWLFLLLGQMLGCCTLKQLKYFLKHTNIHRAGAKDRNLYSTYMGLCKQLVPEWFGS, from the coding sequence ATGCTCCAGTACCCTCTTCGTCACGTTCTCGCCGCCGCGCCGCGCGAAACCATCCCTCCGCCCTTTCCTTGGGCCACGAACCACCGCGCCACGGTGCACACCCGAAAGTACCTTTTGGAGAACAAGATCGTGAAAATCAAGGGGAGCGTGGAGTGCAAGAGGTGCAAGAACAAGTTCGAGATGGTTCTTGATCTGGAGGGCAAGTTTTCCGAATTGTGGAGCTTCATTCAGAAGAAGAAAGATAGCATGCATGATAGGGAACCCAAGGTTTGGATGCAACCGGTGCTGCCAAAATGCCAACACTGCGGACAAGAAAACAGCGTCCAACCCTCCCTTGCAGGAACCAAGAAAAAGGCCATTAATTGGTTGTTCTTGTTGCTAGGTCAAATGCTCGGTTGCTGCACGCTTAAACAGCTCAAATATTTCCTCAAGCATACTAACATTCATCGAGCTGGCGCCAAGGATCGAAATCTTTATTCTACCTACATGGGCCTCTGCAAGCAGCTAGTTCCTGAGTGGTTCGGTTCTTGA